In Vicinamibacterales bacterium, the following proteins share a genomic window:
- the rimP gene encoding ribosome maturation factor RimP produces the protein MFQGRITPKAEDITRLRDAAERVAKGHGLEVFDLQLRREPIGMVLRVVIDRPDPGRVEAPEESVGIAECQRVSQDLSALLDVEDEFGEPGLGDAYTLEVSSPGLDRPLRHAADYRRFAGRLAKIVTVEPIERQSAFAGRITGVENGAVILAEGKKTHRVPLDRIKRANLDVEF, from the coding sequence GTGTTTCAGGGGCGAATTACGCCGAAAGCTGAAGACATCACGCGGCTTCGGGACGCGGCCGAGCGCGTGGCGAAGGGGCACGGGCTCGAGGTCTTCGACCTGCAGCTCCGGCGCGAGCCGATCGGGATGGTGCTGCGCGTGGTGATCGATCGCCCCGACCCCGGCCGGGTCGAGGCGCCCGAGGAAAGCGTCGGCATCGCCGAGTGTCAGCGGGTCAGCCAGGATCTGAGCGCGCTGCTCGACGTGGAGGATGAGTTCGGCGAGCCGGGGTTGGGAGACGCCTACACCCTGGAGGTCTCGTCGCCGGGGCTGGACCGCCCGCTCCGGCACGCGGCGGACTATCGGCGGTTCGCCGGGCGGCTGGCGAAGATCGTGACCGTGGAACCGATCGAGCGCCAGAGCGCGTTCGCCGGCCGGATCACCGGCGTCGAGAACGGCGCAGTGATCCTCGCGGAAGGGAAGAAGACGCACCGGGTGCCGCTCGATCGCATCAAGCGGGCGAACCTGGACGTGGAGTTTTAG